A section of the Candidatus Marinimicrobia bacterium CG08_land_8_20_14_0_20_45_22 genome encodes:
- a CDS encoding phosphate acetyltransferase, with protein sequence MLDILENLKEKARRKQYRIIFPEGDDERVIQAAQEIKKQKIAQPVLVRKTSLPGIECLSPDNDSGMASYIDKFFEDNRKKMVSRDEAAELARSPLYYSAIKLADGAVDGFVGGAANSTSLTVRALLKCVGVARIDAGSGLLSSFFLMLRGERFFLFADCAIMPDPDSAQIAEITIQTAASCRAFTGNEPKIALLSFSTHGSAKSSSVSKVRRAAEILKERKPDFEFTGEIQADAAIVPDIAFSKTKGQWSGGANVLIFPNLDSGNIAYKLVERLAGYSAIGPVIQGLRKPGNDLSRGCSKFDIINVTAMTAVQCSMAEAR encoded by the coding sequence ATGTTAGATATATTGGAAAATCTAAAAGAAAAGGCGCGCCGGAAACAATACAGGATTATTTTCCCCGAAGGCGATGACGAAAGAGTGATTCAGGCGGCTCAGGAAATAAAAAAACAAAAAATAGCCCAACCCGTTCTTGTGCGCAAAACGTCTCTGCCCGGCATTGAGTGCCTCAGTCCCGATAACGACTCCGGAATGGCGAGTTATATAGATAAGTTTTTTGAAGACAATAGGAAAAAAATGGTATCCAGAGATGAAGCCGCCGAATTGGCGCGTTCCCCTCTTTATTATTCCGCAATCAAACTCGCAGACGGCGCCGTAGATGGTTTTGTGGGCGGTGCGGCCAATTCGACCTCACTTACAGTGCGAGCTCTTCTCAAATGTGTGGGCGTTGCGCGCATAGATGCCGGCAGCGGGCTTTTATCCAGTTTTTTCTTAATGTTGCGTGGGGAGAGATTTTTCCTTTTTGCCGACTGCGCCATTATGCCGGATCCTGACTCTGCGCAAATTGCGGAAATCACTATTCAGACAGCCGCATCCTGCAGGGCTTTCACAGGAAATGAGCCGAAAATCGCTTTGCTTTCATTTTCAACACACGGTTCTGCCAAATCAAGTTCCGTCTCAAAAGTCAGGCGCGCCGCTGAAATTCTGAAAGAGAGAAAACCGGATTTTGAATTTACGGGGGAAATACAGGCGGACGCCGCAATTGTTCCGGACATCGCCTTCAGTAAGACAAAAGGTCAATGGAGCGGCGGAGCGAATGTTCTCATATTCCCGAATCTTGACAGCGGCAACATTGCGTATAAACTGGTTGAGCGACTCGCAGGATACTCTGCAATCGGCCCGGTTATACAGGGCCTGAGAAAACCCGGTAATGACCTTTCGCGTGGATGTTCAAAATTTGATATAATAAATGTCACCGCTATGACCGCCGTTCAGTGCAGTATGGCAGAGGCAAGATGA